From Dasypus novemcinctus isolate mDasNov1 chromosome 19, mDasNov1.1.hap2, whole genome shotgun sequence, a single genomic window includes:
- the YDJC gene encoding carbohydrate deacetylase yields the protein MARPRVRLVVTADDFGYCPRRDEGIVEAFLAGAVTSVSLLVNGAAAESAAELARRHGIPTGLHANLSEGRPVGPARPGASSLLNPEGFFLGKMGFREAVAARDVSLPQVREELEAQLSRFRELLGRDPTHVDGHQHVHVLPGVCQVFAEALQAAGVCFTRLPLERGVDGCAWLGASARAFACDVGRDARAAVGPFSLHCLRWTDAFVGLSTCGRHMSPHRVSGALARALEGIPEGHALTAELMAHPGYPSEPPAGGCGEGPDAFSCSWERLHELRVLTAPTLRARLAQDGVQLCALDDLDAKRPGEGGLLPVESSPP from the exons ATGGCCCGGCCGCGCGTGCGGCTGGTGGTCACCGCGGATGACTTCGGCTACTGCCCGCGGCGCGATGAGGGCATCGTGGAGGCTTTCCTAGCAGGGGCCGTGACCAGCGTGTCCCTGCTGGTCAACGGCGCGGCAGCGGAGAGCGCGGCGGAGCTGGCCCGCAG GCACGGCATTCCCACTGGTCTCCACGCCAACCTGTCCGAGGGCCGCCCTGTGGGTCCGGCCCGCCCCGGCGCGTCGTCGCTGCTCAACCCGGAAGGCTTCTTCCTCGGCAAGATGGGATTCCGCGAGGCGGTGGCGGCCAGAGACGTGTCCTTGCCCCAg GTGCGGGAAGAGCTGGAGGCCCAACTGAGCCGCTTCCGGGAGCTGCTGGGCCGGGATCCCACGCACGTGGACGGGCACCAGCACGTGCACGTGCTCCCAG gTGTGTGCCAGGTGTTCGCCGAGGCGCTGCAGGCCGCGGGGGTGTGCTTCACGCGGCTGCCGCTGGAGCGCGGCGTGGACGGCTGCGCGTGGCTCGGGGCTTCGGCGCGCGCCTTCGCTTGCGACGTGGGGCGCGACGCCCGGGCCGCCGTGGGCCCTTTCTCCCTGCACTGCCTGCG GTGGACCGACGCCTTTGTGGGCCTGAGTACTTGCGGCCGCCACATGTCCCCGCACCGCGTGTCGGGTGCGCTGGCCCGGGCCCTGGAGGGCATCCCCGAGGGTCACGCCCTGACCGCCGAGCTGATGGCGCACCCGGGCTACCCCAGCGAGCCGCCGGCCGGGGGCTGCGGCGAGGGCCCCGACGCCTTCTCCTGCTCCTGGGAGCGGCTGCACGAGCTGCGCGTCCTCACCGCGCCCACGCTGCGGGCCCGGCTCGCCCAGGACGGTGTGCAGCTCTGCGCCCTCGACGACTTGGATGCCAAGAGGCCCGGGGAGGGGGGCCTTCTGCCCGTGGAGTCCTCCCCACCTTGA
- the CCDC116 gene encoding coiled-coil domain-containing protein 116, whose translation MARCRHHSGYLADDEAGHTASMARVQPPKKLLFPEMGPGSKPGYVPHPPPLDGPTGNSVLHGHQRRRPRHPQPFGNFLDFLTEGQVLDSLQTVVEEATERVAAVKTESGVPLVEVQDPIEEPSRRWARVRPSLGTVHRHRVQPSLCTGTPNNYPSCSSSASESHSSVTAGWQGFRSRDSDLGGHAFGSLPPMKDRLLLEKNLKRLLKLENKRKGFSQPCSQRNSQLWDSLGSQASSQWTLEQPLSWFSGLLGSSSGTPEASELCPTERELIFLRHEFNKEIKSLLNQPESFNLPGYCPLRQPHLTLDFLAKHGLLSTLQQVVSQAVDKLSGARRRDGRPLFPTVAEPDPGPLPDSPELPDSNMDHASDRPSNSLPTPGSSPKMAYRKNTKVKRRGKAKEGDSSVSGATQSAHVRSLKKQPLPSILDKPTASHLSNPWYEELVDYLIEQAVSLLIYKYKFERNLSKQLGFISFPVTEVLMDLYLGFKKVKGSHISLSSQIDWTCMLRKLKEAEWTRKSSQHGTSQRGTSQRSTETPSMLSEQAPETGPEEQDEATETNVTGEPESLDKQLLTSQELTEEGAEEENNSEKEPVGAVDPKLSTT comes from the exons ATGGCCAGGTGCCGCCACCACTCGGGATACTTGGCTGACGACGAGGCCGGCCACACTGCGTCCATGGCACGG GTACAGCCACCCAAAAAGTTACTGTTCCCAGAAATGGGCCCGGGCTCCAAGCCTGGCTACGTGCCTCACCCACCACCACTGGATGGCCCCACGGGCAACTCGGTGCTCCATGGCCACCAGCGCCGTCGCCCGCGGCACCCTCAGCCCTTTGGCAACTTCCTGGATTTCCTGACCGAGGGCCAGGTGTTGGACAGCCTGCAGACAGTGGTGGAGGAGGCCACTGAGCGCGTGGCAGCTGTGAAAACGGAGAGTGGGGTACCCCTGGTGGAAGTACAGGACCCGATAGAGGAGCCGAGTAGACGGTGGGCCCGGGTCCGGCCCAGTCTTGGCACTGTGCACCGGCACCGCGTCCAGCCCAGCCTCTGCACTGGGACCCCCAATAACTACCCGTCCTGCTCCAGCTCAGCGTCCGAGTCCCACAGCAGTGTCACTGCTGGCTGGCAAGGCTTCCGCAGCCGGGACAGTGACCTGGGTGGCCATGCCTTTGGGTCACTGCCACCCATGAAGGACAGACTCCTGCTGGAAAAGAACCTCAAGCGGCTACTGAAGCTGGAGAACAAAAGG AAAGGCTTCAGCCAGCCCTGCTCCCAGAGGAACTCCCAGCTATGGGACTCGCTGGGCAGCCAGGCCAGCAGCCAGTGGACACTGGAGCAGCCCCTGTCGTGGTTCTCAGGGCTGCTGGGCTCAAGCTCGGGCACTCCGGAAGCATCAGAGCTGTGCCCCACCGAGCGTGAGCTCATCTTCCTCAGGCATGAGTTCAACAAGGAGATCAAGTCACTGCTGAACCAGCCAGAGTCCTTCAACCTGCCTGGCTATTGTCCCCTTCGCCAACCGCATCTCACCCTGGACTTTCTGGCCAAGCACGGCCTCTTGTCCACCCTGCAGCAGGTGGTCAGCCAGGCCGTGGACAAGCTCAGCGGTGCCCGCCGCCGCGACGGCCGCCCCCTCTTCCCAACAGTTGCTGAGCCCGACCCAGGGCCTCTGCCTGACAGCCCAGAGCTCCCCGACTCCAACATGGACCATGCCAGCGATAGACCTTCCAATTCACTCCCCACCCCCGGCTCCAGCCCCAAGATGGCTTACAGAAAGAACACCAAGGTCAAGAGACGGGGCAAGGCCAAGGAAGGGGACTCTTCTGTATCTGGCGCTACCCAG AGCGCCCATGTCAGGTCCCTGAAgaagcagcccctgccctccatCTTGGACAAGCCCACAGCGTCTCACCTCTCTAACCCCTGGTACGAGGAACTGGTCGACTATTTGATCGAGCAGGCCGTCTCCCTGCTCATCTACAAGTACAAGTTCGAGAGAAATCTCTCCAAGCAGCTGGGCTTCATCTCCTTCCCCGTCACTGAGGTGCTCATGGACCTCTACCTGGGCTTCAAGAAGGTGAAGGGTTCCCACATCAGCCTGTCCTCGCAGATCGACTGGACCTGCATGCTGCGCAAGCTGAAGGAAGCCGAGTGGACCCGGAAGTCCTCCCAGCATGGCACCTCCCAGCGTGGCACCTCCCAGCGCAGCACCGAGACTCCCTCCATGCTATCTGAACAGGCCCCTGAAACGGGACCGGAAGAACAGGATGAGGCCACGGAGACCAACGTCACCGGCGAACCTGAGTCCCTTGACAAGCAGTTGCTGACTTCCCAGGAGCTTACAGAGGAGGGAGCGGAGGAGGAAAACAACTCTGAAAAGGAGCCTGTGGGTGCAGTGGACCCCAAGCTCTCCACGACTTGA